The Eretmochelys imbricata isolate rEreImb1 chromosome 4, rEreImb1.hap1, whole genome shotgun sequence sequence AATTATGGAGGTAAATTAGCCCATTTAGACAGCCGGTTACCTGATTTCTTGGCACAATCAGCACTAAGGCTGAagagagcctaagggagttaggtatgccattgaaattcagtgggatttgggtgcccaaATCCTTTAGACtccttgaaaatctcagcccaaaGTACTTTGCCAACTAGTTCACAATCACTTGCATAGGGGGTTCTCTATAAATAGATTCACAGATTAGATCACCTTCCTAGAAAGATGACTTATCACCAGAAGAATCAGATTTGCCCTTTTTGTCTCGCCCTATGTATTATGCAGTATGTTTGTGAAGCTAAGTTCTGCTACAGTGACTATTCTGCTCGCTGGGCTGAACAAAATGAGTAGGCACCCTCATAGATGCTGGTTTTCATATACTACATCAAACAGAGCCCTGAAATACAGTAGAGCCTCTTGCTGGAGCTCAAGAGCACTGTGTTGCATGAGAGACATCAACTTAGAAATGCATTAAAGTGCCAGTGGTAAGAGCTGATAGGAGGTTTATTGGTGATGAGAGATTGTGTGCGGTGATGGCTTCATTGACCCCAGATCTTCCAAGGATAGgctgaaggttgtttttttttttgtctggtgTATGAGGTAGCTGAGACTGGTAGCACTGGACTGGATGCAGCTGTCAGCAACCCAGCATTTCCTCTGTTgatttctctctcctctggtgTATATTACTGacagctggaggtgggacgtCATTGATCTAGCAACTTGTCGGCTATCTAGCAAGTGAAAGGGCTGCTCAGCTccccagggggcagagttaaggtgagaCACTGGGGAAAATATGGGGATTCACCGGATGCCCAGTGCAGAGCACATGTGCTTGACACAACGGCACATAGAGCCTCGCAGTAGTGGAACTGCTCCACAGTAGTGAGAAGCAGAGGATTAGGGGGTTTTAAAAGGCACAGGAGAAATGGCTGTTTGAGATGAGGAGTGCAAGGGCTGGCCTGTATCCCAATTCATGCCCAGCAATGGGATACagactctcctccctccaccccatcagGAAGCAAAGTAGAAGCTAAGAGGTTATTTAGACTGTGagcgctttggggcagggactgtctgctatTCTTGGTTGGCTCTTGGGCACTACTGTGATGCACATGATCAATAAGTACGGTCTCCTGGGTCAAAGCTCCTCCCCCAGGAAGTTCAGCCACATTGGAGGTGGGTGTTCCTTTTTGCTGGTGGGAAGCTCTGTGTGTTAATTACACACTGGCCAAGGATTTCTGTGTGTGGCATAACCGAGTTCACAAGTGGCCTCCCTGGCCATCCGTTGAGTACCTCCAATAGAACGTGCTCAGTGACACAGACCCATGTAGCGCGGCAGGAGAAGACAGCCCTACCTGCCTTTGGTTCGAACAGGCTTCTGGTGCCAGTAGGGATGGTGCTGTTTAAAGTCAAGTGCTGTGGCCTACTGCTAATGCCCTGTGCTGCCATGGAGTAAACTTTGGTTGATTTCCACCCCTGTGGTGGAGTAATGCAGGAGGCCAGGCACTCGGCAACTGGAGGGAAATGCTGTGGATCAATCACAACCTGTCCAGGTGACTGACGATTTGCGCCGATGGGCTCCAACCAAGGGGGCGTTTTGCTCAGCTAGGAAAACCATGGCCAAGTCATCTGATCCCAGCAGGAGGTGTGTAGCATAGAGGGTGGAAAGCAGGGTTATTCTCAGTCCTGGGTTGAGGATGCAGAATAACCTGCCTTTCTTGGAAGCAGTAGATACACTTTCCTAGGTGGTAAATCAGTCAGCAGTTTGTGCTCCTTGTGCAAGTTTGATTGAGTCTGTTCCTCTCCTTCGACAGGCCAGAGCAATTCAGTTCAGAGACGAGCCACTGAGCGGTAGGAATGTCACCACAAGCTAAGCCGGCGCTTGCTTTGGACAGTAAACGAAGCATAGACTGGTAAAGAGTGTTGTGGAGTTCTTGGCTTGTGTACCCAGCCTGTGCAGTTTAACCCACTTGTGACTCCTTCAGAGGCCAGTTTTTGCAGCGATCCAATCCCGATAGTAAGTCACTCGTGTGTAGACgccaggtttattttttttagcacATTCGTCTCCCCAGCTCACTATTCCAACAAGGAACCAGACTCCTCTTCTATCTTCAGTGACCAGAGGGCCACCAGAGTCACCCTACAGGGGAGAGAAAGGTGGAATTCAGCAGGAAGAAACTGAGAGCAAATCAGgtggatttatttaaatattaaagcaAATCTTAAAGCCAATTGTTCAAATTCATTTACTACATAAGTAACATCACACTTGAGAATAAGgtcacaggctgctggctggtgGGTAAGTTATTTCTGGTATTCCTGAAGGACTTTTTCTACCAACTTTGCTGCTAGAAGCTATATCTTCCCCTCTCAATATATGCAAGGTGAGCAGAGGAGCTATGTATTCTTTCATCCTCTGGCGGGAGACTTACTCCAATAGTATGGTGTCATTTTATCTTTACACAACAATAAATGAAGAAACATACAGGCACGCCGGGGCCCAGATAATTACGTAGATTGGATACACACAACGTGCAAGCCTTGGCTACATATACACGCGGCTGCTCTGGCCGGGTTCTATTGGCTTCTAAATCATGGAATACAGTGAGCACCACTGGaaggctcacaaactattttaaGGGATATTACCCTATTCCTAGCCACTAACACGTGCCTTTTAGGAGTCAGTTAAAATCCCAGCTTTGAAATGGACGACTTCATTCACTTagcccaacattttcaaacctagcAACACAGAGTTAGTCTCCTACCTTAGGCACCGAAATGAAAGAGAcccatttttcagaagtgctaagcagCCAGAGCTCCTTAATGTAGCAAACCGGATGGTCTCGTGCCCTCTGTGAATCCATCTACTTTTACGTAGATGCCTAAATACCGATttagggccaacattttcaaaaatagcagCCTAAATTCAAGCTCCTGTATCCTTACTGAAGTCGTTCAACAGGTGACGTGATTTTCAGATGTTCCTAGCACACAGCAGCTACTCTTGACTTCAGAAGGAGCTgttgggtactcagcacttttgaacATCAAATCAACTACTTAAGTGTCTAAATAAGGCTTTAGGAACCTAAACGTAGGCACTGaggtttgaaaatcttgacctgaTGGCCCTTTCCCTCTTcattggtttccccatctgtaaaagaggtGTACGAATTCATACTGACCTAGCCTACAGGAGCACTGTGAAGATTCAATTAATGTTTATGAGCCTTTTGACAATTAAACAGggtaaatatttttgtaattatcATAACTAGCCAAAGTGAATCCATTTAGGATAAATGAAATAAGTCCTCTCAAACCAGTCAGCTAGCCTGTGGAAATTCACTGCTGCAGAAGGTCTTAGAAGGTCAACTACTGTAGCTGGAATTATCAAAGGACTGGGTAATTCTATGCCCAGCAATAACACCTGTTTCCATGCATGCTTTGATAAAGGTAAATTACGCCCACACTCCAAATTGATCACCTGCCAGGGGGACAGGAATTAATTCATTGGTTCCCAATATAACAGTGGTCAGATCAGCCAATCTTATATAATGGGCTAGCCCCAGGATCCGCAAGTGAATGCAAGTATTTATTCATGTAATTACAAACTTAAAATACGtgttttagattgcaagctctctaCGGTTTGGCCCCTATCGTTGAATGGGTTTCTCTAGCGCCTggcaaaatggggccctgatcttaacTGGAACTCCCGGGTACCACTGTCAGCCCAATACTAAAAAcagagggtgggattttcaaatgcactcagCCCTGGCCTAGCTCTGCTCCTGCTGGCGCCAATGGGAATATTCTCATGGACTCCAGGGGTGCAGAGCTAGGCCAGCACtaaatgcatttgaaaatcctGTTCTAAGCTGCCCTCCTAACAGCTGCAGCCAATCCAGCATTGGTGCATCTACCAGATCACAGAGTATACTGCACTGCAAACTGGAATGTGCAGGGGACGATGATCCTCAGTGTTACTCAGACCCACAGGACAATGGAGATGCCGCTGTCGATTGTGAGAAAGGCATTAAACAGCCTCAGTAGAAATCAACCTTCACTGCATTTATTGAGAAGATGGTCAATGTCATTGTGTGTCCACCTCAAACATATGTTGGTGAAACCTTTATACCTATCACACCCTCATGTATATACTCTCtcttatatatatatctatatatatatacacacacacacaaattatacaCACAGGGCCAAAGCCTCATCTGCTGTAAATCAGCCTAGGACTGCTGAAGTCAACGgaactatgctaatttacaccatccGAAAATCAGGCCCCTACAGTTTTGTCATTACAGTTGTTCAGGGTACATGCCCCATGTTCACTATTGCAAACCCCCACTCCATGGGcatgcacaggaatttaaatcTGAGCCCTATGGGGGGGCACAGAAGCTCGCTCCCCCTTCCACCCCGCTGCCcgatcttccctccctccaccctgccccagccccggccaGAGCTCAATCTTCCCTGCCTCTGTagccctggggctggagaagTTCTGTGCCCCCCAATGattacggggcggggggggctgcttGCCCCCTCTTGAGCacgtccctgccccacccccttatAGTCTCCTATTTCTTTCTTTGCGTCATCCCTGGATTTTTACAATCTCCAAAAATAGCAATCTGCTATCATGGGTCTCTTTGGTGCAGATATAAGTAATGTGCTCTGAAGTTGTGGATTGTAATAGactaccccttccctccccagctcccacaggAGCTCTGTAAATCAGAACCCTGAGCTGGACGCCGGTGTAGTCTGTTAAAATGCGTATGTTCAGAGACCACCAGGCACAGGGAAGTATCTGTCTGCAGTTCTCACGCTGATCAGTTCTCCGCATTGATATTAGACCTACCTGGCAAGCATCTATTTCCCCCTCCAAGTatccagcacacaccatcccagGTGCGATGGCCCCATTGTACACTTCTGCTCTATTGCAAATGTTCGTGTCTATGATCTTCACTTCCGCTTGCCGGAGATTATTAATGCTTGAACCTAAAATGGGAAAGAAAGGATTTAGAATTTACAAATGGGTTCTACAAGCCAAGGcctggggggagcaggaggaaccAACAAATGCTCAGCTTCCATTTCAGCGCCTAAAGGAAGTGGCCAGGTTGACACTTTGGGAAGAGAACAGTTTATCCTCCTTCGGCCTCTCACTTGCCCCAAACCCAGCTGCCTCTTCAGCATCCATCCCCACAGGGCGCCTTAATCCAAGTCCCCCACCCCATTCATTTTTTGACCTCACCCCTCTAATATAATGGACACAGGGATTTCTGGTGCCGAGGTCCCAGCTGTGCACTGTGGGGAGTTAATACATGTCTGTGAGATCAGAAAGCCCCAATGAGAATATGGTTTTGGACAATCCATAATTACAGCGAAAGTCTAATATAGGTATAGGCTCCAATTCAACAATGCTCTTAAGGTTTAGCGttaagtcccactgatgtcaatctgtcttaaagttaagcatgtgctcagtGGTTAAGTGAAGAGAACTTCTAGGGCAAATTTAAAGGTTCTGGAAGCTAGATAACACCAAGCCGATGCCAGATGTATAAACAAAGGCAATGGGACAGAAAGGAAGCTGGTGACTGAATGCATGAATGAAATGTGCTTAGCCTTGCTAATGGCATAAACAGCAACGGGGGACTCTTTTCTCATCCTTGCACTAGTGGCTTGCAGCTCTGCCATGTCCCAGAAAATGCCGAATACAATGAACTGAGCCAACCTGCATATAACACGCAGATGCTCAGCCTGGTAATTGATTTGAAGGTCGGACGGGACCGTTCTGATcacctggtctgacctcctgtaaaactTCACTCAGTGACTCCTGCAGTGGAAAGAATTATTCTTTGAGCCCAACAGCTGCTGGTCGAGCGGGGGTGTCTcatttagaaagatatccaatcCCGATTTAAAACCTTTTTGTCAGAATGAATGTCCCACTTCCTTTGGTAAGCTGTGCCAATGACTAATTAGCCACCAGACTAATCAGATAAGAAATCACGTTCACTTGCATAATGAACTGAAAATGAACTAAAAACATAACGTCATGGGAGGGCTCTTTGAGGAGACACTCACCTTCATTCCGTAAAGCGCCCCATCCCGTGACAAAGCAGGTAGTGTTATGTGGGAAGACGTAAAATTCCTCGGGGAGACAGACCATGCGTATGACATTTGTAAATTCCACGGGGGAGGAGAGCTGCACAACAGCGATGTCATAATTGTGGTTTTGAATGGCATCAGAGTATTTTTCATGAACGATGATGTTGCGGATGGATCTTCTGCTTTGCGGAGGTCTTATGACAGTTCCAAAGCTAGCCGTCCACCTACTGGGATTCTGTTGTCTGAAAGAGATACAAGATTAGATCACAGGCATACACAGACAATTtttcaaagagctcagctcccagttaggcacccaaatgcaGAGCTACATGTGTTGGGAAGCACAGAGCTTGGCCAGAACACTGCTGTGCTCCAGCAATCCCCTGAGGGATGTTGCCAGCTGGTATAAGTTAGAACAGCCCCAAGGttgctctaacttgcactggTGGCTGAATTGACACCGAGCAGCCCGAGGGCTGGGCGGAATTGAAAGGTAGAATACAGCCATCTTTGACTTCCACCACCTCTCAGGTCTCTTCCCAGGCACAGCTCAGAGTCAAACTGAAGGATCAGAACCTGGATACATCTAGGGGTTCTGTTTTGGTTCCAAATGTCACAGAATTCCAGATTGGTGTCTGTAAGGGCACACAGTCTTTTACAGCATCCTCTCTCCAAGCTGGGATCTTACCCTCTAAAGCAGTGAGCTGCAGTTATAAGCCACGTGTTACTGATCAGCGTTGCACCGCAGCGGTGGATACCGCTCAGCTGAAGACTAGCCTGCCATGGCCACTCGCCAACCTGGGCAGAGATGCCTCCCGTTATTCTGTTTGCGTAGGAAAGCGATTTACTTGTTCGTATCCCACAACCTATCAAAGAAAGGACCGACTTAGCTGGACTGCTCCCCAGGAAAGAAAGACAGGCTTTTGTTTGGTGTATGTTCCCAGCATGCTGAATACAAATGGCTGCTTGCATTTTGTTAGTTATAACATAGCTGTCATCAAATGAACAGCATTCAGATAAACAGATATGACACCACAGCTGCACTGATATTCAACCACAGTCACACAGGGtgagatttcacacacacacacacacaatattaggCACACAGAAGACATACATAGTCAAGTATAATgacaacaaaaaccaaacaaacaatcttAAAATAAGAATGAACCAAAATATATTGTATTTATAATTATGCCATTTAAATAACCACCCCACCCTTGTAtctagatgtaagcagagtcaggatgagctctaccctgacatctggtggcgagtcatggtgggttgtggaaaagaacttcaggggctgatctcatttgcataggcacacaccccctgcctgtaggagccccagtttctctgttagtggggcaggaataaactgttattatcctgattatgtgaatcaaggagagtggaactgtacttggccttttgttatgatggagggactcaccatcaactaagcagcactcgctaggcaagggtcatgggttccaaaacccagtgaatggagagaggctggggataggtattaatataCTTGGTGGCAtaggccccctggtgagggccttacatgctaattgcacttcctcctgtctctactgtggaatatcagagctaattttgattctattaggagtctagttacagcctgctgagctgaattcactttgggccaatggtgcaccagcactg is a genomic window containing:
- the LOC144263762 gene encoding transmembrane protease serine 11A-like, encoding MPELTQLDTRMKLLEPWKVALIVLAVVFFLALVIGLLVYFLLFDQDMYFYNGTFKITNVQYNREFDKHTSKEYRDLSTSIEMLVTNTFRASIFNKKYIRSHVVNLRPDTSGVVVELVLMFEFASNDNRKAFSERIKSILLRRLQTNTEGLEIDPSTFQLSGMKKENGEHLFNNCCGIRTSKSLSYANRITGGISAQVGEWPWQASLQLSGIHRCGATLISNTWLITAAHCFRGQQNPSRWTASFGTVIRPPQSRRSIRNIIVHEKYSDAIQNHNYDIAVVQLSSPVEFTNVIRMVCLPEEFYVFPHNTTCFVTGWGALRNEGSSINNLRQAEVKIIDTNICNRAEVYNGAIAPGMVCAGYLEGEIDACQGDSGGPLVTEDRRGVWFLVGIVSWGDECAKKNKPGVYTRVTYYRDWIAAKTGL